In one window of Lewinella sp. 4G2 DNA:
- the lysM gene encoding peptidoglycan-binding protein LysM: MGLISFLKDKGRKIFGKKEEEVTKEVVLTKTQKLEQEIARLGLNVNDLKLELCEQVIVTGTAHDTPTAERVILALGNVEGVGSVDNQLNVANPTVEAKYYTVQSGDSLSKISKAMYGDPMKYQQIFEANKPMLEHPDKIYPGQKLRIPQ; encoded by the coding sequence ATGGGACTCATTTCCTTCCTTAAAGACAAGGGCCGCAAGATCTTCGGCAAAAAAGAAGAAGAGGTGACCAAAGAGGTCGTCCTCACCAAGACACAGAAGCTCGAGCAGGAGATTGCTCGCCTTGGCCTTAACGTCAACGACCTCAAGCTGGAACTCTGCGAGCAGGTCATCGTCACCGGCACGGCGCACGATACGCCCACCGCGGAGCGGGTCATCCTCGCCCTCGGTAACGTCGAAGGCGTCGGTTCCGTTGACAACCAACTCAACGTAGCCAACCCTACCGTGGAAGCCAAGTACTACACCGTCCAATCCGGAGATAGCCTCTCCAAGATCTCCAAAGCGATGTACGGCGACCCGATGAAGTACCAGCAGATTTTCGAAGCGAATAAGCCGATGCTGGAGCACCCGGATAAGATTTATCCTGGGCAGAAATTGCGTATTCCACAGTAG